A stretch of the Marivirga tractuosa DSM 4126 genome encodes the following:
- a CDS encoding aspartate-semialdehyde dehydrogenase has product MKIAVVGATGLVGGEMLKVLDERNVQFDELLLVASARSAGKKMSFKGKEYTVITLEEAVEAKPDLALFSAGGNTSLEWAPKFEEIGTVVIDNSSAWRMNDRIKLIVPEINGHELKIDHRIIANPNCSTIQMVMALAPLHKKYKMQRIVVSTYQSVTGTGKAAVDQLMDERAGKVGEKVYPHPIDMNALPHIDVFMENDYTKEEMKMVNETKKIFSDNSIGLSATCVRLPVMGGHSESVNVTFENDFDVAEVKEILANTPGVVLQDDPKNNLYPLPLNAHGKDEVFVGRIRRDESAANTLNMWIVADNLRKGAATNAVQIAEYMIEHSLVHPYGIER; this is encoded by the coding sequence ATGAAAATAGCTGTTGTAGGCGCCACTGGCTTAGTGGGTGGTGAAATGTTAAAGGTTTTGGATGAAAGAAATGTCCAATTTGATGAATTACTCTTAGTAGCTTCTGCTCGTTCTGCGGGTAAGAAAATGAGCTTTAAGGGTAAGGAATATACCGTTATCACTTTGGAAGAAGCCGTGGAAGCCAAACCTGACTTAGCTTTATTTTCTGCCGGAGGTAATACCTCTTTGGAGTGGGCTCCAAAATTCGAAGAAATTGGGACTGTGGTAATAGACAACAGCTCGGCCTGGAGAATGAATGACCGCATCAAATTGATTGTGCCAGAAATTAATGGTCATGAATTGAAAATTGACCATAGAATTATCGCTAATCCAAATTGCTCTACCATTCAGATGGTCATGGCTTTAGCTCCTTTGCATAAAAAATATAAAATGCAACGCATTGTGGTTTCCACTTATCAATCCGTCACTGGAACGGGAAAGGCAGCGGTTGACCAATTAATGGATGAAAGAGCTGGAAAAGTAGGTGAGAAAGTGTATCCACACCCAATTGATATGAATGCATTACCTCATATAGATGTGTTCATGGAAAATGATTACACCAAAGAGGAAATGAAAATGGTAAACGAAACCAAGAAAATCTTTAGTGATAATTCCATTGGGCTTTCCGCCACATGTGTTCGTTTACCGGTAATGGGCGGACATTCCGAATCTGTCAATGTTACCTTTGAAAATGATTTTGATGTCGCAGAAGTAAAAGAAATTCTAGCCAATACTCCGGGAGTAGTATTGCAAGATGATCCAAAAAATAACCTTTATCCATTACCATTGAATGCACATGGAAAAGACGAGGTTTTTGTTGGTAGAATCAGAAGAGACGAATCGGCTGCTAATACCTTAAATATGTGGATAGTTGCGGATAACCTCCGGAAAGGAGCCGCCACCAATGCCGTACAGATTGCAGAATATATGATTGAGCACAGCTTAGTTCATCCTTATGGAATTGAACGTTAA
- a CDS encoding THUMP-like domain-containing protein, producing the protein MELNVKNEEYWKFIKDHEQDNPAQLVLKQKQFPSLPLKELALQIAARQKAKTKLPEWYSEKVWFPPKLSLEQCSSEATAKYKANLISGSSFADLTGGFGIDTYYLSQNFAKRHYVEQQQNLCDLAENNFQELGADISVHNISSEQFLSSISDRLDWIYLDPARRGDRNQKVFLWEDCSPNLVELLPLIFEKAQNILVKAAPMQDISRAIAELESKVKSVYIIEWQGEVKELLYILNKEAVEYPEIHTVQLSDEGKPIFSFNGDKLKEEESSIKIGIPQQFLYEPSPVMMKAGLFKQLAQKFQLSKLHPNTHLFTCQEIKKDFPGRVFKIENQIPVQKKELKKYLPEMKANLASRNFPMPIAQLKKKLGLKDGGEHYLFATTMKGEEKALLICEKVK; encoded by the coding sequence ATGGAATTGAACGTTAAAAACGAAGAATACTGGAAATTTATAAAAGACCATGAGCAGGATAATCCTGCTCAATTGGTTTTAAAGCAAAAGCAATTTCCTAGTTTACCTTTAAAAGAGCTTGCTTTACAAATTGCGGCCAGACAAAAAGCAAAGACGAAATTACCAGAATGGTATTCTGAAAAAGTTTGGTTCCCACCCAAACTGTCTTTAGAGCAATGCAGCTCTGAGGCTACCGCAAAGTACAAAGCAAATCTAATTTCAGGAAGTAGTTTTGCGGATTTAACGGGTGGTTTTGGAATTGACACCTACTATCTATCCCAAAATTTTGCCAAAAGGCATTATGTAGAACAGCAGCAAAACTTATGTGATTTAGCTGAAAATAATTTTCAGGAACTAGGGGCTGATATTTCTGTTCACAATATAAGTTCAGAGCAATTTCTCTCCTCCATCTCAGACCGTCTTGATTGGATTTACCTTGATCCTGCTAGAAGAGGAGATCGTAACCAGAAAGTTTTTTTATGGGAAGATTGCAGCCCAAACTTAGTAGAGCTTTTGCCGCTAATTTTCGAAAAAGCACAAAACATCTTGGTAAAAGCTGCGCCAATGCAGGACATTAGCCGAGCAATAGCTGAACTTGAAAGTAAAGTTAAATCGGTTTACATCATCGAATGGCAAGGCGAAGTAAAGGAATTACTTTATATTTTAAATAAAGAAGCAGTTGAATATCCGGAAATTCATACAGTTCAATTATCGGATGAAGGAAAGCCTATTTTCTCATTTAACGGGGATAAACTAAAAGAAGAGGAAAGCTCCATCAAGATCGGAATACCTCAACAATTTTTATACGAACCTTCTCCAGTTATGATGAAAGCAGGGTTATTCAAACAATTGGCTCAAAAATTTCAACTTTCGAAGCTACATCCCAATACTCATCTATTTACTTGCCAGGAAATTAAAAAAGATTTTCCGGGCAGGGTTTTCAAAATAGAAAATCAGATTCCAGTGCAAAAAAAGGAGCTGAAAAAATATTTACCTGAAATGAAAGCCAATTTAGCTAGCCGAAATTTTCCTATGCCTATTGCGCAGTTGAAGAAGAAGTTGGGTTTGAAAGATGGCGGGGAGCATTATCTTTTTGCTACCACTATGAAAGGAGAAGAGAAAGCTCTGTTGATATGTGAAAAGGTGAAATAA
- a CDS encoding carboxypeptidase-like regulatory domain-containing protein — translation MVPRPQCDIFIKRLEKIIKNILMIGLICFLPNYIQAQITEGIIKDHENRAIPYAHVYFQQSKVGTYSSDSGQFELQLQKLDKKDTLIISHVSFETLKIPYKNLEVFNSITLHSRKKELESIEVYSLTPIEIFIKIKKETSQALSEQKNKNYYEIYEASLNDQKAWEQLRLIEYTREDDIVNVRDSQIKLNSYDVELTNTMGSLSFSYGNLTDLYNSIYFNHLLFENLLNDEKIHLDFSNYRGSSRVDTLYIMEKSEKLGYLCYDIKTNLALELHFDLAKSESLQAKKLVFKSLFRIATKRKLKSIDKLEIYQQYHLLSNGKLIPKNLKMNFELMGKKEGY, via the coding sequence ATGGTACCTAGACCCCAATGTGATATTTTTATTAAAAGACTAGAAAAAATAATAAAAAATATCCTAATGATTGGCTTGATATGCTTCCTTCCTAATTATATCCAAGCCCAAATTACAGAGGGGATAATCAAAGACCATGAAAATCGAGCAATACCTTATGCCCATGTTTATTTTCAACAATCCAAGGTTGGAACTTACAGTAGTGATTCTGGACAATTTGAATTACAACTGCAAAAGCTTGATAAAAAAGATACGCTGATTATTAGTCATGTAAGCTTTGAAACGCTAAAAATTCCATACAAAAATCTGGAAGTCTTTAACAGTATTACTTTGCATTCGAGAAAAAAGGAGCTTGAAAGCATTGAAGTCTACTCATTAACCCCAATAGAAATATTTATCAAAATAAAAAAAGAAACTAGCCAAGCTCTATCTGAACAAAAAAACAAAAATTATTATGAAATTTATGAAGCCTCATTAAATGACCAAAAAGCATGGGAGCAGTTACGTTTAATTGAGTATACAAGAGAAGATGATATAGTAAATGTAAGAGATAGCCAAATTAAACTTAATAGTTATGACGTTGAGTTAACTAATACTATGGGAAGTTTATCCTTTTCATATGGTAACCTAACTGATTTGTACAATTCCATTTATTTTAATCATTTGCTTTTTGAAAACTTACTGAATGATGAAAAAATCCACTTGGATTTTTCTAATTATAGAGGCAGTTCTAGGGTAGATACCCTTTACATAATGGAAAAAAGTGAAAAGTTGGGATACTTATGCTACGATATCAAAACTAATTTAGCTTTAGAATTACATTTTGACCTTGCAAAAAGTGAAAGTTTACAAGCAAAAAAACTTGTATTCAAGTCGCTTTTTAGAATAGCAACAAAACGTAAACTTAAATCTATTGATAAGCTAGAGATATATCAACAGTATCATCTTTTGAGTAATGGAAAATTAATACCAAAAAATCTTAAAATGAATTTTGAACTGATGGGAAAAAAAGAGGGGTATTAG
- a CDS encoding 1-aminocyclopropane-1-carboxylate deaminase/D-cysteine desulfhydrase, which produces MSVKKFFTPDHVPIQRVQFAGLIFDILRLDKIHEGASGNKFFKLKYNFLEAEKKGFKKILTFGGAFSNHIAATAISAKACGFQSIGIIRGEKVNNPTLELAIKNGMQLHFIDREDYRNKDQKDFLNDLKNKYDNPFIIPEGGTNEKAIAGTSEIHEFIPDHYNLITACFGTGGTLAGLINAKASHQKILGFSVLKGDWVKDELRNLVDQEKENWELSILYHFGGYAKWKQELIDFIIEFYEKTAVPLDPVYTGKMMFGLMMEWKKDNISSDDHILAVHSGGLQGIEGFNKRFGFDLVNK; this is translated from the coding sequence ATGTCTGTCAAAAAATTCTTTACACCTGACCATGTACCCATTCAAAGAGTTCAGTTTGCTGGATTGATATTTGATATACTTCGCTTAGACAAAATACATGAAGGAGCATCAGGAAACAAGTTTTTTAAACTCAAGTATAATTTTCTTGAGGCAGAAAAGAAAGGGTTTAAAAAAATCTTGACTTTTGGTGGAGCCTTTTCAAATCATATAGCTGCTACCGCCATTTCAGCAAAAGCTTGCGGGTTTCAATCTATAGGAATAATCAGGGGAGAAAAAGTAAATAATCCTACCTTAGAGCTGGCTATAAAGAACGGAATGCAACTGCATTTTATTGATAGAGAAGATTACCGAAATAAAGATCAAAAAGATTTCTTAAATGACTTAAAAAACAAATACGACAATCCTTTCATAATTCCTGAAGGTGGAACCAACGAGAAAGCTATAGCAGGAACCTCGGAAATCCATGAATTTATTCCTGATCATTATAATTTAATTACCGCTTGTTTTGGAACTGGAGGGACTTTGGCAGGCTTAATAAATGCTAAAGCTAGTCATCAAAAGATTTTGGGGTTTTCAGTTTTGAAGGGGGATTGGGTCAAAGATGAATTAAGAAATCTAGTAGATCAAGAAAAAGAAAACTGGGAATTGTCTATTCTCTATCACTTCGGTGGATATGCTAAATGGAAACAGGAGTTGATAGATTTTATAATTGAATTTTATGAGAAAACGGCTGTTCCTCTTGACCCCGTCTACACTGGCAAAATGATGTTTGGACTAATGATGGAATGGAAGAAGGACAACATTTCTTCTGATGACCATATTTTAGCGGTTCATTCTGGGGGATTACAGGGTATTGAAGGCTTTAATAAAAGGTTTGGATTTGACTTGGTTAATAAATAG
- a CDS encoding 6-bladed beta-propeller produces the protein MIKKYLYLIGITFLFSCSKQTPQENKLTNQIRIDLNGDQRKESVDEFIHDFKVDFINDSVIPIEGYPDKIIEYDDGLILVDSKNAQEIYVLNNKLHVINIINAFGGGPKEYLEIYDVIYIAKKEKLVIMDLKKMIEYDLDGKFLRSVPFNYNPDRLDYFDNNYIVWNDSRPLEQGNFHRYNLLNNDYGLTASQIPFKSIEEKFNREPASAVFQNKNAIYFSSWMNDTLYYLNKKNHTVNKLLLDFQSKSAKDIDLSTFTNASQVDEYNERNRTILWEYPAMLKDYFLSVIVDNGKVKVLLQNLDNGSYYLSPSNMNMFDLLILEALMEENLVTNNSIKFLAEIELIQQLFEVKNESERLHFNEKDFEKHRKASYAIVTINLKDKL, from the coding sequence ATGATTAAGAAGTATTTATATTTAATTGGTATCACATTTCTCTTTTCCTGCTCAAAACAAACCCCACAGGAAAATAAATTAACTAACCAAATACGAATAGACTTAAATGGAGATCAAAGAAAAGAAAGTGTGGATGAATTCATTCATGATTTTAAAGTAGATTTCATAAATGACTCCGTCATTCCTATTGAAGGCTACCCTGACAAAATTATTGAATATGATGATGGACTAATTTTAGTTGACTCAAAAAATGCGCAGGAAATATATGTTTTAAACAACAAACTGCATGTCATAAATATAATTAATGCCTTTGGTGGAGGACCTAAGGAATACCTTGAAATATACGATGTGATTTATATTGCCAAAAAGGAAAAGCTCGTTATAATGGATTTAAAAAAAATGATTGAGTATGATCTTGATGGAAAATTTCTAAGATCAGTGCCATTTAATTATAATCCTGATCGCTTAGATTATTTTGACAATAATTATATTGTTTGGAATGATTCAAGACCTCTTGAACAAGGTAATTTTCATCGCTACAATCTTTTAAACAACGATTATGGGCTAACAGCAAGCCAAATTCCATTTAAATCAATAGAAGAAAAATTTAATCGAGAACCCGCAAGTGCTGTTTTTCAGAACAAAAATGCGATATACTTCTCATCGTGGATGAATGACACTCTTTATTACTTAAACAAAAAGAATCATACTGTAAATAAACTTCTCCTAGACTTTCAATCTAAGTCTGCTAAAGATATCGATCTATCTACCTTTACCAACGCATCTCAGGTAGATGAGTATAATGAGAGAAACCGAACTATTTTGTGGGAATATCCGGCCATGTTAAAGGATTACTTTCTTTCAGTTATTGTAGACAATGGAAAAGTAAAAGTACTACTACAAAATCTTGATAATGGTTCCTATTATTTAAGTCCAAGCAACATGAACATGTTTGATTTATTAATACTAGAAGCACTAATGGAAGAAAATTTAGTCACAAATAATAGCATTAAGTTTTTAGCTGAAATAGAACTTATCCAACAACTTTTTGAAGTTAAAAACGAAAGCGAAAGACTACATTTTAATGAAAAAGATTTTGAAAAACATAGGAAAGCATCATATGCTATTGTAACAATTAATCTTAAAGATAAATTATGA
- a CDS encoding DUF6340 family protein, whose protein sequence is MKRYSIFIILLAIGFSSCMKSVSINTLRPADITIPNDIQSIVLVDRTAYDRDAVGVIEGILTGEGINEDQDGVMVMFSSLQNSLRVSPRFDVILASEKLRGQNILGSFPDPLDWRQVDQLTRKYNTDALLAIEIFDSNFIVTNGKRKNTRTVEDKDGNKREEEFTEFFAEGVGNTRIGIRLYDAKNRTVIDQDIYTQNKTWEASATSLKEALAQLVSKSQATKYLAQSVGNTYAGKIAPMPVRISRSYYAKPKNNIYLSKGARQASVNQWESAIDTWKTGLRNSNDRKESGRMAYNIAVGYEIIGDLFLAHEWAGRSYVDYGNKKGRSYASQLNNRMITEEILDEQLRLPEPNSEGNNKANSKEQQDKPTIKIKIKDN, encoded by the coding sequence ATGAAGAGATATTCCATTTTTATAATTCTGTTGGCAATTGGTTTTTCGTCTTGTATGAAATCTGTTTCCATTAATACGCTACGTCCAGCAGATATTACTATTCCCAATGATATACAGTCTATAGTATTAGTGGACAGAACTGCTTACGATAGAGATGCTGTTGGTGTAATTGAAGGTATCCTCACTGGAGAAGGAATTAATGAAGATCAAGATGGTGTGATGGTGATGTTTTCAAGTCTGCAGAATAGCTTAAGGGTTTCTCCTCGTTTTGATGTGATATTAGCATCGGAAAAACTAAGAGGTCAAAATATATTAGGCTCTTTTCCCGACCCACTCGATTGGAGACAGGTAGATCAATTAACTAGAAAGTACAATACAGATGCCTTGTTGGCAATAGAAATATTTGACAGCAACTTTATAGTAACCAATGGGAAAAGGAAGAATACAAGAACTGTTGAAGATAAAGATGGTAATAAAAGAGAAGAAGAATTTACTGAATTTTTTGCTGAAGGCGTTGGAAACACCAGAATAGGTATTCGATTATACGATGCTAAAAATAGAACAGTGATTGATCAGGATATCTATACTCAAAATAAAACTTGGGAAGCTTCAGCTACAAGTTTAAAAGAAGCTTTAGCTCAACTAGTTAGTAAATCACAAGCTACAAAGTATCTAGCCCAGTCTGTTGGCAATACCTATGCTGGCAAAATTGCCCCTATGCCTGTTAGGATTTCTCGTAGTTATTATGCGAAACCTAAAAATAATATTTATTTAAGTAAAGGTGCCAGGCAAGCAAGTGTTAATCAATGGGAATCAGCCATTGATACATGGAAAACTGGTTTAAGAAATTCTAATGATAGGAAGGAGTCAGGCAGAATGGCTTATAATATTGCGGTAGGTTATGAAATCATTGGAGACTTATTTCTGGCACATGAATGGGCTGGAAGATCATATGTTGATTATGGAAATAAAAAAGGGAGAAGTTATGCTAGTCAGCTGAATAACCGCATGATCACTGAGGAGATTTTGGACGAACAATTACGTTTACCAGAACCAAATTCTGAAGGTAATAATAAGGCCAACAGTAAAGAGCAACAAGATAAGCCTACCATTAAGATTAAAATAAAAGACAATTGA
- the rlmB gene encoding 23S rRNA (guanosine(2251)-2'-O)-methyltransferase RlmB has translation MTAFNKRPKLNDKDYIFGTRAVIEAIHAGKEMDNIYIDKEVRNDLVSELMDLCKEQKVPFTKVPIEKLNRITMKNHQGVIAMVSAVSYASLDNVINEAYAKGKDPLILILDRVTDVRNFGAIARSAECAGVDAIVIPFKGSAQINSDAVKTSAGALHYIPVCRENSLKNTVEYLQKSGLQVVACTEKGKDLIYNTPMAQPLAIILGSEEDGISNDLIRTADFLAKIPMTGKIASLNVSVSCAIAVFEAVRQRSVINNL, from the coding sequence ATGACAGCATTTAACAAAAGACCAAAACTTAACGATAAGGATTATATTTTCGGCACTCGTGCTGTCATTGAAGCTATTCATGCCGGCAAGGAAATGGATAATATTTATATTGATAAAGAGGTTCGAAATGATTTGGTGAGTGAGCTGATGGATTTATGTAAAGAACAAAAAGTGCCTTTCACCAAAGTCCCTATAGAAAAATTAAATCGCATCACCATGAAAAATCACCAAGGAGTCATTGCTATGGTTTCTGCTGTGAGTTATGCCTCTTTGGATAATGTGATCAATGAAGCTTATGCCAAAGGGAAAGATCCATTGATCTTGATTTTGGATCGAGTTACGGATGTGAGAAACTTTGGCGCCATTGCCCGTTCTGCAGAATGTGCGGGAGTAGATGCGATAGTAATTCCATTCAAAGGAAGTGCCCAAATAAATTCCGATGCAGTAAAAACTTCTGCTGGAGCATTGCATTATATTCCTGTTTGCAGGGAGAACAGTTTGAAAAACACTGTAGAATATTTGCAGAAAAGTGGCTTACAAGTGGTGGCTTGCACGGAAAAAGGGAAAGATTTAATTTATAATACACCTATGGCACAGCCATTAGCCATCATTTTAGGCTCAGAGGAAGATGGAATTAGCAATGATTTAATCAGAACAGCTGATTTTCTAGCCAAAATTCCCATGACCGGAAAGATAGCTTCTTTGAATGTTTCCGTATCTTGTGCGATTGCAGTTTTTGAAGCGGTTCGCCAACGTAGTGTAATTAATAATTTATAG